The region ctttgagtacttATACCACGATCTtttggagtgttctctacacctcaagatgtgtgtgggcacatagagaacatgcatttgcaattttaggaataacaagtatttctcaacacatgagaacttggattatggtctgagaatgattagaataaagaagaaaaagaaagactctttttgtctaacaaaaattcTGAGAACTATTTTAAATTGTCTATGTATTGTGTTTCTCTAATGTtgtttcttctctttattctatatcatatatatagagataattctattacattattattcataataataatagtaatataataatattatcataatgatgataggatttgatttagttaaatatctaacttaccaaatttgaaaaaactatatttaaattattaattaaataaataaataaaataaaaacaacactaatACAATATCAGTGCAGTTGGTACCTGCATGACACATGGACTGTGTCGTGCGTGACCtactattcccttttcagggattttacatttttcttttattatttatttaacaaAAAACAATCTTCTACAAAATaaagtatttatctttttaaggaaaagatgacaaccatatttcaaaatttaaatttcaaattgatgatcattattatcatcatcttttaaaattcaataaatcaaaaaccatatttgacttaccaattttattttctctcattcaaataaaataattaatttcaaaattaatatatatatatgtgtgcactcttaatggttactacccatggattgttactttaatattaaccattagattaagatcaactgtccatatttatagttgttaattaatatttctaaaaataaatttgtttttttttcaaatttttggaagggttacctgataaaaaacgtgtatttattatggaaatataatattataaacttttcatttttcaaatgcatatcaatttctaaatatagctagtgtctcttatttgttggaaacaacattaattatgacaaaaaaaataactaaattcaaaattaatgtagaaaaaaaatatttagctgttagtgacttgctataccaagtcactatgttgccacaacatcataattgttagtacccttCTATAGGTAGTAACCATTTATAAGtcttatatatatgaatttcaaaaattacatatttaaattaataaatatatttttttaaattaataattaattccaaattaattattcaaactcaattatcatataattgtatacttgatccgaataataaaattcttcttaaattcccaaattacaattttacccttgtatcaattcttacattgatatgatgttgatagagtcgccctggggacctatggacctataacatcaagctccaataaatattatattattaatcaaagctctttgtttaaataatcatatttattaatcacatgattactctactataaatatgagattgaactcttgataattacagacatatatttactgagtactttattaaagaataaagtgtcaattgatataatcattacatacaatgttaatcccctattaatggttcataattaaaagggaataaaattactgttttacctttTTAGCTATATATTGTTCCTAGAGtactattgactttactagtgaaagttGTGTCattacaagtttgcgacgtgagcgctcataaccttttcagttccaaaagtcaactcaatagggaaccattattcaatctataagaaggtatatattccatatctgttaaactatgtccctagccatttatatcattgagtccccaaaacaattgttcttagcctgatcattttgacaaaccttaacacatgaattaaatgatcaaatgacatatataagagttcatagcaacctcgggattaagatcatcatgtatatgatcatcgtttgatgtgtttgatttatACTATGAaacgatatttaaacaagtattaacaaatcatatctgatccaattctatatatcactatatataaagcacattcactaaagtgtcctactacactagtgacctggatatatgtcacttgtattcataatactagcgaattgtactagcagtaattaatctaaagattccataattttattttactgcgaactattttaagtttattatcttaatctcgatcccttcataccaatatgagattaagaccacatagataaactttgaatttttttgatattcacttaatattatcaatataatatcacacatagtctatatatataataattcaattcaattatttatttaatttaaaacatttgtcaactacaatttctttaagggtaCTATTCCCAACAATTGTTTACAAGATTTTGGTGATTCAATTTTCGAGTTTCATTTTTTACCAATTTTTTGGTTTCAATTTTGCGAATTGAATGTTATTTTTCGGTTGTTGACTTGGGATCTTGCTGTGGTTTTAGGTACTGATGCTTTGCAAAGCTTGATTGCCAGCATCCATGGAGATTTTCTATTGCTTTGAGGTTCTTTGCCATGGGTGATCAGGGAAGGAGAAACTCCCTATTCACCACCGGactatttttgttattttatttttgcgtTTCGGTTGCTTACCCATTTTTTTCCGACCCATTTTTTTGAGATTGAATGGCGGTTTTCAGTTTTTTGCTTGTAGATTTTGTTGTTGCCGACAACTATGGTGTTTTGATGTTGCTGTGTGATCGACGCCGTGGGATGCAAGAGAAGGAGAAACACATTTCGCCTGTGAGAGAGTGGTGAGGAACTTTAAGAGCAAACCGTATTTATGTAAATAAAAGTTTGGTACTGTATAAAAGTTGTTTTCTCCGTGTGATagtaaaattgttattttttagggtttatacttttttggactttATGTTTTGTCCAATTACTTGTTTAGACCATGTATTTTATAAATTGGTTCAAATtgaaccctaaactcgattttggtaaaatttttctaaactaaaattacaaataattcataaaactaataatttaaaacaaaaacaaaattattttgcataaaaactgtattgttatattcaatttatcgttcatcaaaattaaatttaggAGTCTATTTTAACTAAACAAAATGTTTTTATTTATCAAAAacacaattataaaaaaaaccgtataaatcctatattttattaatttttggttATAACGGAAATTTTCCCAATTAATTATGGACACATTCCAGGCTAGGCCCATGATGAGATCGGCCCACGAAGTAGTCACAGAAGCCGAGAAAACTTTTTTTTGGCGCATACCTTAAGCGAAGAAGGCATTTTCCCggaaagtaaaaataaaaataaaaatcgaGTGGTGTAAGGGAGTAGACTGGAAAAGCTCAGAAAATTCTCAGTATGAATCTCTATCACAACTTCACTTCCCTCCAAAGGTGACttctctcatgtaattgaaactAAATCCACTTTCGACTTTCGACTCGATTTGAAGGGGCTAATTCCAGCAAAATAATCCACTTTCGACTTTGAACTCCGGTTTTTCATTGTGCCCCTATGGAGTGGAACTTCTCTCAGGTTTTCGGCGAACGAGCTCCGGGAGAGGATGTCGAGGAAGGTTAGTGTTATCTTGCTTGCGTTTAGCTAAACTTGAagtgtattttttgtttttgtttttgtttggttGCTGAGAATTTGCTAGTGTTATTACTATAGTACAACAATGTGTAGGAtcttggtgtttttttttttggtaaacaaAGAGTATAGTTTGCGGTTAATTTGTTAAAATAGTTAGTTTGGTTACTGAAACTACTGCGCTTAATGGGTTTTCTCTTTCTTTAGTTGATATCATCACTGCTATGGGATTCGACGCTAGCGGTGATTACCTTGCCGTTGGAGATAGAGGTGGTCGTGTTGTGATTTTCGAAAGAAAAGATGGGAAACATGTGAGGATTTCGCTCATAgagttttttaattttgtaaagcTACGAAATTTCTGAATTCATTTTGGGCTAATTTCTTTGTTAGGATGGCAATCGTGTTGGTTTATTGGCATCTAATGTTGGAATAAAAAAGTGGGTTTATGATGTTTTTTTACGATTGATTATTGGCTTCTTAGACTTCGAATCAGTACCAGTCTCGCACTAAGTTGGAGGAACTGGATTTTAACTCTACATGGAATCCTGAATTTCAGTACAAGACTGAGTTTCAGAGCCATGAGCCTGAGGTATGCTTTGCATTTTGTGGtctttttaataaagttttgtgCACTTTTATGCCTGTTGATTGGTGATTATCTTCTTATTTGGTTTGTGCGCTTCACAGTTTGACTATTTGAAGAGCTTGGAAATCGAAGAGAAGATAAACAAAGTAAGATGGTGTGCTACTCCCAACGGTTCACTCTTTATCCTTTCCACGAACAACAAGACAATTAAATTGTGGAAGGTGTGGATATTTCTGAACCTGTAACTTATCACGGAATACTTTTCCGTTTTGCTTTTATCAAGATAATATGTACTTCCTGAGTTAGAGTGTGAGTTATTGCGGTCTATTAAGGCAACGAGCAATTGAAGAATTAAATAATTTGTCAATAAAACAGAAATCAAATAACTAGATGGACATGGATTATATGTTCATTAAGAAACATTCAATTGATTGTGCAGTCGGGATTAGTTGAAGAGAAGTTAAGGAAAGGCATTAGTGTGTCTAAGATACTAATTAAGAGCTATTAATTTCCTTAGTGACCTAACATTGAACTCCTCTTCATTTTTGGTTCTGATGACAGGTGAAGGAACGCAAGGTGAAGAAAGTAAAAGAAATGGGATCTTCTCCCTTTGTGAGTTCAGAGAATGCACTTTTGGCTGAAAAGAGTTTCATGACTGAACAAGACAAGCTGTCTGTTTCTAATGGTTATCATTCAGAATGGACAGTTAAGATGGAAAAGAGCATGTCACCAACACAAGACCAGCATGATGAGGTTGGTTGCTAGGATTTCTGTTacttttattttcttcttctttttcactaTTGCGTTCTGCTCAATATAAAAGGGTATCATGCTAATGTTTTGCATGACTAGATTGTAGACATGGAAGATACTGCACAAACAAGATGTCGGAAGGTTTATTCTCATGCTCATGATTTTAATATAAACTCCATCTCAACCAATAGGTAAAGTATGGTATTTTTCTCGCGCTTTGTTTTGTGCATAGAACTGTATATGTGTTTTGGTTGCTTGGAGGATATGAAATAGTAGTTCTTTCATTCTGCCCATAAAACCAGCCCTTTGGATTTTCCAATCAATGTATcttgttattaaataattaagttttGTAGTTATGGTGTGCTAAAGGTGATAATCTGATTTCATATTTTATGTCCAGCGACTGTGAGACATTTATTTCTGCAGATGACCTTAGGATAAACTTGTGGAATCTTGAGATAAGTGGTCAGTGCTTCAACATTATTGACATGAAGCCATCAAACATGGAGGACCTTACTGGTACTTGTGTCATCCTTTATTTAATTTGAGAAATTttgctttatttttttaatctcaTATTTAAAATTTGGTGGCTCCTTTTGTTATACATTTCTGATTCGTCCCTAAATTTTATATAGAGGTCATAACAACAGCTGAGTTCCATCCAATTCATTGTAATTTTCTAGCATACGGCAGCTCAAGAGGATTTATTCGTCTAGTTGACATGCGGCAGTCAGCTTTATGTGATCACAGTGCGATAATGTTGGTGTTGTTTGATTCATTGTTAAATTGTTGTTTCTGTTGCAATTTTGTCTGCGCAGGGCTTTTCAGTATCTTTAATGTTACACTTAGTGCTGTTGTAAACTTATCATGTGGGTTGATTTTTACAGATTGGAAGAGGGAGGTTCACGTGGGTCGAAATCATTTTTCACAGAGATTGTTGCATCCATTTCTGATATGAAATTCTCGAAGGATGGGCGGTACATCTTAAGTCGTGATTACATGAATCTAAAGGTACTCTTCATTGTGACACTTCAAAGTTTCTTCCATCCTatactttttactttttttttaagaaaaaattaatgGTTGGTTAGATGTTTATAATTTTCTTATCTCAAGTCAACATAACCATGTGTTTGTCTTTTACAGATCCTCAGGTTAGTCCTTGTATCATTGTAATTGTAGTAATTTACTAATTTTGTGTCATTTTAGTCTTGAACAACAAATTTAGTCTTCTATTAAAGGGTAAATGCAAAAAAATTACGGTAAGGATTTTAACTTTTGCAAGAAAGCGTGTCTGGTTTtgtaaattacaaaaaaaataccTTGGGATTTTCAAATTTTGCAATGAATAGCCTCCAAGTTTTGGAAAATGCACATAAACACCTTGGGGTTTCAAATTTTGTTAGAAAATATCTCATATTGTCAAATTTTGCAAGAAAATATCTCATACTTCCAAATTTCGCAAGAAATCATAGTTATGAATATCCTAAATCATGCGTGGTGATGATATGAGAGCTTTTTAGACCATTTGAATGTTGCTTCTTTGTGAATTTCAAAATCATAATTTTGTATGAAGTTGGGATCTTGTTAAAAGAAAATGGGCAAAAAAAATACAAATGCTATACCATTTCCATGGTGCCTAAAATTATTGATTGGATAggaaaatatatgattttgaagAACTTTAGAACCTtgaaatttccctttttttttagccttttacccttattaaaatAAAACGAAAGTCTATCAAATGACATTTTTCTTTAGCTTACTTGGCCATTATTTGTTTGTTTTGTATAATATTTCTTATGGTGGATTCAAGTTATACATTCTGTGATGTGCTCATGTTCAATGCAATTCTAGGGAAAATAAGGTTCTTATTCATCTAAAGTCTATATTGGCTGTGTTTACACTGTCATTATGACATCAAATAAAGGCTTTTATGTTTAAATCTAGCTATGGGACATGCATATGGATTCCTCACCAGTTGCGATATACAAGATCCATGAGAACCTGCGGCCCAAGGTAacttattcttgatacccaatgTAGATGTTGAATGGGTTCAGTTGCTGTTTGATTTGATGTTTGCTGCTTGGCGTGCTTTGAGTACGTACATTTTAGCACCATATCCTCTTGGACATGGTCCAGAGTGAATTACAGTTTTCGTGCATGCCAAAGATTTTAGGGTTTTGCGTGGCTCCAGTTTCAAACTTGAGCCCTCTAAGAAGATTCAGGGGATTTCTGGGACACCCTCCACCAgaaaatttaaaaaagaaaaaaaggacaAAGATAACGAGTGTCTTAAGTCAAATAGTTAAAACTTTACCAGCCTTTGATTACAGTTCTGACCTATTCTCTAAAGGAGGATTGATGGAGTCATCATAAGAACAGAAGTTCGTTTTCCAAATcaaatatgtgaatttatgtatCTCTTAGTTGATCATAAAAGCTCACAAGCtcaacatgcatgcaaatatatCCCTTTTACTGACACCTGACATCATTTTCTGGCAGTTGTGCGAATTGTATGATAATGACTGCATATTTGATAAATTTGCTTGCTGCCTCAGTGGCGATGGAATGCATTATGCAACTGGGTCTTACAGGTTTATCTTTTTTCTTCAAAACTTTAGTTGCACTGCATTTTAACTTATGAAGAACACTGTTAGCAATCAACTTCTGGCTTGCTCCCAAAATGCAGCTTTTCTGACACAAGTGTTTGTAATTTTAAATTAGCAATCATTTACGCATTTTCTCCCATGGTGCTGGAAGTGACGAAGGAATCACAATAGAAGCTAGCAAACATCCTGTCAGGTGGGGCTTTCAGTTTCTTTTTCTCTACTTTTTGGTTTCCAAGTAGTAGTTTTTGTGTTTGTTGGACCCAATTTCCTGCTGGGGTGATCCATTGTCTTAAGACCTTGATCAGGTGAAGGAACTGTTGTCTAATTCAAAATTACTGGTAAGATTAGTTAGTTTTCCAAGCTTATGTTTGATAAATGCTTATGCAATCCAGTTCAGCTGTTTCTAAAATGGGAAAATGGATTGCTCAAGCATTAACCCTTTATTCATAAGGATATTTCTCAACCAGTTGCCACTATGTACTCCATGTATGTAATAAAAtcaattttatttgaaaatttagttAGTTTGACttgaaatttatttttacaaagttCTTGATTCTGACTTCTATATCTGTTATCACTCACTTTGTAAATactaaaataacaataaattgtCACATAAGATGCTCCCACAGCAATGTTTCCAACTCAATTTTGGTTTGCTTCTTCTGAACTTGATAACAGGAAGCCAGTTTTCCAAGCTGCTCCAAGGACTAGAAGGTCTTCCTTGAGCAATCTGACGCGTGGATTTTACCGGCATGGTTAGACCGAGTCCTTAATTCGATCTCTTCTAACAGCCTTGAATTTATATGATGATAGTAATCAAATCTTGTTTTATCTTGTGACCGAAATTAACTTGTATGTTCTTATGTTTTCAGGGAATGATAATTCAAGTTCAGGACATAATGACTTATCATGTAACTTAAACTCCAAGTTATTACATCTGGCATGGCATCCAGAAAAAAACCTGATTGCTTGTGCTGCTGGGAATAGCCTGTTCATGTATCATGCATAGATTCCTTTTTGTATAGTTACAATTCTGAAAGTGTTTGGAGAGAAAGAGAGCCTTAAGTTCACTCTTTAAAGTAGGTAGAAAACTTGAGATGATGAGAGAAGTTtcttatctcttttttttttttttttaaaatatatatatttatataacaaacagagagaataaaaaataaagtaaaatagaAAGTCAACTTAGAAGGTCCTGTGTTGTTGGTATATAATAGTATGATAAATAAttatgtttaaaaaattaaaataaataatcatgtttaaGCTGTATTCAATTGTAAAATGTGGTATACTCTGTTTCATCTACTTTAAGAGCATCTTTCAATGTCAAATTATATATGCTAAAAGCTATGTAAAGTTTAGCGAAAAATGTAGCATTTATCCAATTTGCACGGTAACAAAAgaattattttaaattagaatATTGTCaacaactttttttttaatatttattgttaaggagactttttttttattttaaaaaaaattcaaagtatCTATAACTATTTTTCTTCTCCAAGTATTATTCTTTCATATTTGAAATCAATTAATTATTAATACTAGTTTGCTTTTTATATCAATAATAATTTAAGGGAATTTCTACGATAGGGACTAAAAAGTCCTACGGGTGGAGTTCTTTTGTATTCTTGACCTGTTAACAGATTTTAGTGCAATTTTTGTTATGACTGTATATTGCAAGTATTTAGGGCTTTCtgtaaatttttgaaaaatttcgaataatttactgTACTAGTTTAAAAATAGGTTGTTGCACGAgcgactaatttttttatgtgcgtgaaaaacatgtttgaacctagtttttcagCACGACAAATTATTCAGAATATTCTGAAAATTTaaagaatgctctaaataactataatatacacagtcataaaaaaaattacaccgAAAACTATTAACTGATTGGAAACACAAAATAGCCCACTAATGAGGCTCTTTTTCTAGCCCCTACCATAGGAACACCCATAATTTAAAATGTCCCCttagaataataaaataaaataagtgtTATTGTGTATAGAAGAGTGTTAAATATAGTGTTAAATATatcattcatttatttatttttatgtcgAATTCAGTACCATATTTGTAACATGCATTGTAAATTGTAAAAATCCTAAAATTGGACAatcttttttataataaatatattttattatttggtATTTTCGAAATAGTATTTTGGGTAAGTGCCtctttttggtaaaaataattatcTCTATTAAAGTACATTTTATTCTTAGTCAAGTTTCCTAATTTGTTTATGGTAACTTGTCTATTTTAAGGACTTTTTATAGGATTATTCTTTGAATATTTTGATTGGTTATAGTCTATTTAAAAGGAGGATACTGAGTGAGTCTTGATGCCCAAGAAAGGAAACTCCGAAATGAACCTGGCTGGGTTTTAAGACCAGGTTCGTCCATTTCTTGATGTCACAAAATGTTTGTCTGTCATATCGAGAAAATCTTGCAGTTAATAAAATGAGAAGTTATTTTGAGTAACTTCCTGATTTGGTTTGATTTGGGCCATAAACGAGATTGGCTTAGGGGtttttaaactctataaataccagACCTAAGCAGCAGCCATCCTTACCTCTTCACCATTCAAATATTTTATGCTTTTGAAAAGTTATTTTATTCGTAAAGAGTAGTTCTTGTTCTACTgtctctttgtttgtttgtgctgtttattcttaaacaggtcataaagcttgtgaacgtgacATACAAGTCATCGGGAGAAGATTTTCACAAGACTTACTTCAGGAGGAAGTAAGCACTCATTAAGATCAGAAGGGATTTTGTGCTCttggtgtttatcaaaatcagattattaaagtggagtacttcaaggttgcAACAAAGTTTTAGAGGGAATCCaaacttgtataagtcaattgttttttgtatttttgagactttactaattgattttatctctgggCGTGCCCCGTGAAGTAGGTTTTTCGAAGCACGTAAAAAACTTCTTGTGTCACGTTActttaagtttatttattatcTGTTCGTATATTCTGTTCTATCAGCATTCTGTCATGATATATCATAATATCTGTGTGATCAAACAATTGTTTAACAGTTCCATATTAATTAACTTGTTTATTAAATtcagttggtaatcataaaaaataaaatttcatttggtatcagagcagttcactaaactcttagtgagatcttgtggttttCCTTCCgtttgtttgtatttttggtTGCAACATGTCGTTTTTTGCAGGAGGGAGTTCTATAACTCGACCACCATTGTTAATGGCTCAAACTATCCTTACTGGAAAGTTAGGATGAAAGCCTTCATCAATTCTCAAGATGAGAATGCATGGAAAATTGTTTTGACAGGCTGGTTAGCACCAATAGAAGTTGACGAAAAAACTGGAGAAACAACGGTAAAATCTGAGTTAAATTGGTCAACTGCTAATGATTTACTGTCTAGCTACAATTACAAGGCCTTACATGCCTTATTCAATGGTGTTGGCGAAGGATATATTAAACTCATATCCTCTTGTGATTCGGCCAAAGAagcttggaaaatccttcaaactcaatttgaagggactgtcgatgtcaagcgttctaggtcCATTATGTTGCAAACAAAATTTGAGGATTTTAGAATGTCTGAGACTGAAACTCTTACTGAATTTTATGAAAGATTGTTTGATATTGCTAACGATTTTTTTTGGCCTTAGGTGAAAAATTAGAAGAATCTATtttagttcgaaaaattgttCGTGTTTCACCTGACAGGTTTAACACTAAACTAACGACTATGGAGGAGGCCAAAGATCTGAATACCATgaaggtagaagaattaatgGGTTCTCTTCGAACCTTTGAACTAAATCAACAAATCAGACAAAACGAAAAGCCGACCAaggcaaaagaaaaagaaaaatctattACTCTGAAAATTTCTGAGAAGGTAAGTTTTGACGATGAAGATGATAATGAGTTGGCCCTATTGacaagaaattttaaaaaatatatgaaaaaattgggCAACAAAAAGAATTTATCCAAAGGTAATACATCTTCAAAACCATCTTTTCCTAATAATAAAAAGGGAATtcaatgcagggaatgtgaaggatttggtcatattcaatcAGAATGTGCAAATACattgaaaagaaataaaaaaggtatgaatgctacttggagtgacattgactctgaaagtagtgatgaagaTAGAGAAAATGTTGCTTTAACATTTGTACTCTTGAATTTTCCTTGTTTTTTGTAGAAAAATAGACAACTTGTTTGTCTAAACAATACTATTTCCGTAAATAAAGTTACTGATACTACGACAGGTACTGCTGATGTTGTTGACATTGACTCTGATGAATCAGAAGTCAATGAAGATTCACTGAAATAATCTTACAAAAAAATGTATGATGAATAGATTAAATTGTGTGCTGTGAATAGATCAAAtacaaaaatcataaaatttcatTCTTATAGAAATGATGAAATTGAATCGAATATTAAAATTCTTGAAACAAATATTTTTGATAAAAATGCTAAAATTAATCGTCTGAAAAAAGAGTTTGATCTAATGAAAAGAAATGTTCAAATGCTTAATCCAGGTTCTACAATTTTTGAGGAGGTCGAGAATGCAGGTCAACAAAATAATGCTGGATTGAGATCTAAAGGGTTTCAATTAAAGGGAAACACTATGTTTGTTCAAACCCACTCATTACCTGCTGTATCTTCTGATCTATCACTGTAGGTTTCTGATCCATCAACATCATAATATGTCTCATAAGCAAAGAGACAGATAGGTAAGAATATGACGTCCAATGAAAGGACTAAGAAAGTCAAATGTCACATTCGACCAAAgtgttttactatgatgaatttttttaatacaaattattttcATCACGAAAAATTCAAAAAGGTGCAAAAGAAACATCATTCGCCTAAACAAAAATGGGTCAAAAAGAATGTGAATACTTGTCTTGCTACATTTACATGTCATTGAACTCATACATCTAATTCTTGGTACtttgatagtggatgttctagacatatgacaaGTGACAAAAATATTCTCATTAATTTTAAAGCTGTAAATTGTGGAGCAGTCTCTTTTGGTATTGGTG is a window of Humulus lupulus chromosome 4, drHumLupu1.1, whole genome shotgun sequence DNA encoding:
- the LOC133830292 gene encoding serine/threonine protein phosphatase 2A 55 kDa regulatory subunit B beta isoform-like isoform X2, whose amino-acid sequence is MEWNFSQVFGERAPGEDVEEVDIITAMGFDASGDYLAVGDRGGRVVIFERKDGKHTSNQYQSRTKLEELDFNSTWNPEFQYKTEFQSHEPEFDYLKSLEIEEKINKVRWCATPNGSLFILSTNNKTIKLWKVKERKVKKVKEMGSSPFVSSENALLAEKSFMTEQDKLSVSNGYHSEWTVKMEKSMSPTQDQHDEIVDMEDTAQTRCRKVYSHAHDFNINSISTNSDCETFISADDLRINLWNLEISGQCFNIIDMKPSNMEDLTAYGSSRGFIRLVDMRQSALCDHSAIILEEGGSRGSKSFFTEIVASISDMKFSKDGRYILSRDYMNLKLWDMHMDSSPVAIYKIHENLRPKLCELYDNDCIFDKFACCLSGDGMHYATGSYSNHLRIFSHGAGSDEGITIEASKHPVRKPVFQAAPRTRRSSLSNLTRGFYRHGNDNSSSGHNDLSCNLNSKLLHLAWHPEKNLIACAAGNSLFMYHA
- the LOC133830292 gene encoding serine/threonine protein phosphatase 2A 55 kDa regulatory subunit B beta isoform-like isoform X1 → MEWNFSQVFGERAPGEDVEEVDIITAMGFDASGDYLAVGDRGGRVVIFERKDGKHTSNQYQSRTKLEELDFNSTWNPEFQYKTEFQSHEPEFDYLKSLEIEEKINKVRWCATPNGSLFILSTNNKTIKLWKVKERKVKKVKEMGSSPFVSSENALLAEKSFMTEQDKLSVSNGYHSEWTVKMEKSMSPTQDQHDEIVDMEDTAQTRCRKVYSHAHDFNINSISTNSDCETFISADDLRINLWNLEISGQCFNIIDMKPSNMEDLTEVITTAEFHPIHCNFLAYGSSRGFIRLVDMRQSALCDHSAIILEEGGSRGSKSFFTEIVASISDMKFSKDGRYILSRDYMNLKLWDMHMDSSPVAIYKIHENLRPKLCELYDNDCIFDKFACCLSGDGMHYATGSYSNHLRIFSHGAGSDEGITIEASKHPVRKPVFQAAPRTRRSSLSNLTRGFYRHGNDNSSSGHNDLSCNLNSKLLHLAWHPEKNLIACAAGNSLFMYHA